A window from Gottschalkiaceae bacterium SANA encodes these proteins:
- a CDS encoding HAMP domain-containing sensor histidine kinase produces the protein MRLKIRERMLLIIVGLFLLIFSIGYLYGSQAFPGYYQKVELERLTELMEEFERVELVSVEVPIAEWETLALQNDALVQIFNPNGDLIYWKGTSGQGMQGMRGQGRGKGMQDGISDEYSGITVLNNLPGEWLVNRHETEEGTTILLQSPMGEVEAAVSVFLTFLKRIFMLGLILAVIAAWFAARNLSRPIARLNKQAKAMAKLDFQERFSEERTDEIGELGTSINELSQQLADTIERLQSELAKEKNLETMRKGFVAKVSHELQTPLAVIQGYVEGLEDGLPTDERERREYYVVIEEEIQALSRMARDLTDLSQLESGAFQMKKEKIDVRAWMEGLAERFRRMNGSEQIDFLETIDEDDLILWADRQRLSQAVFNLLNNARRHTGINGVIRFTIDSDSSYIWIRIWNQGHPIDSREIEELWKGFYRGQGEESRGMGLGLAIVDQIVKAHHGERAVENRENGVLFTLKFPR, from the coding sequence ATGAGACTGAAAATTCGAGAACGCATGTTACTCATTATTGTTGGATTGTTTTTATTGATTTTTTCCATTGGCTATCTCTATGGTTCTCAGGCTTTTCCCGGTTACTATCAGAAAGTAGAACTTGAGCGACTGACTGAGTTGATGGAGGAATTTGAACGTGTTGAGCTTGTTTCTGTGGAAGTGCCGATAGCGGAGTGGGAGACATTGGCGCTTCAAAACGATGCCCTCGTGCAGATATTCAACCCGAATGGAGATTTGATTTATTGGAAAGGGACATCGGGGCAAGGCATGCAGGGCATGCGGGGGCAAGGCCGCGGAAAAGGAATGCAGGATGGAATTAGCGACGAATACAGTGGGATTACAGTCTTGAATAATCTGCCAGGAGAGTGGCTTGTGAATCGCCATGAGACCGAAGAGGGAACGACGATTCTTTTACAAAGCCCCATGGGTGAGGTGGAAGCGGCAGTCTCTGTTTTTTTAACCTTTTTGAAACGGATCTTTATGCTAGGCTTGATTTTGGCTGTAATTGCAGCCTGGTTTGCCGCGCGGAATTTGAGTCGGCCCATCGCACGATTGAATAAGCAGGCAAAGGCCATGGCCAAGTTGGATTTTCAAGAGAGATTTTCTGAGGAACGAACCGATGAGATTGGTGAATTGGGCACTAGCATCAATGAATTATCACAGCAATTGGCAGATACCATTGAACGGCTGCAGAGTGAGTTGGCCAAGGAAAAAAATTTAGAAACCATGCGCAAAGGATTTGTTGCCAAGGTATCTCATGAGCTGCAAACGCCATTGGCCGTCATTCAAGGATATGTGGAAGGCTTAGAGGATGGATTGCCGACTGATGAAAGAGAGCGTCGTGAGTACTATGTGGTGATTGAAGAGGAGATTCAAGCCTTAAGCCGAATGGCTAGGGACTTGACCGATCTCTCTCAATTGGAATCGGGCGCCTTTCAAATGAAAAAGGAAAAGATTGACGTACGGGCTTGGATGGAGGGTCTGGCAGAACGATTTCGGCGAATGAACGGGTCAGAACAAATTGATTTTTTAGAGACAATCGATGAGGATGACTTGATTCTTTGGGCAGATCGTCAGCGACTGTCTCAGGCGGTATTTAATTTGTTGAATAATGCCAGGCGTCATACCGGCATAAATGGCGTAATTCGTTTTACCATTGATTCGGATTCTTCGTATATTTGGATTCGGATTTGGAATCAGGGCCATCCAATCGATTCTCGAGAGATCGAAGAATTGTGGAAGGGGTTTTATCGAGGCCAGGGAGAAGAGTCAAGAGGCATGGGGTTGGGCTTGGCCATTGTCGATCAAATTGTTAAAGCCCATCATGGAGAACGGGCGGTGGAAAATCGGGAAAATGGTGTTTTATTTACCCTAAAATTTCCACGGTAA